A stretch of Geotrypetes seraphini chromosome 2, aGeoSer1.1, whole genome shotgun sequence DNA encodes these proteins:
- the ELP6 gene encoding elongator complex protein 6 isoform X2, whose protein sequence is MAASLCIIFSRSISEGVNLTTAKERGQLVFLEGLKTSVNVLLGDGQKSEQKNPLQFLSDTSSDLKVLYDFVRDSLTQPSTSAWKCPVLLVDDVSVLLSLGVNAIRLLDFLHYCRATICSQLEGNMVVLTNSSDDSEDEENELLVNYLSHHSNLILQVEGLATGFCKEVHGQLRITWKGSCRLKGEKDVVKDYQYRIHDKTVTFFARGTSAAVL, encoded by the exons GGAGTGAATTTGACTACCGCAAAAGAGCGGGGACAGCTGGTGTTCCTGGAAGGACTGAAAACATCAGTTAATGTGTTGCTCGGTGACGGGCAGAAATCGGAACAGAAAAATCCACTTCAGTTTTTGAG tgaCACTAGTTCTGACCTAAAAGTCCTGTATGATTTTGTTCGAGATTCTCTTACACAGCCAAGCACCAGTGCCTGGAAGTGCCCTGTGTTGCTGGTGGATGATGTGAGCGTACTGCTGAGCTTGGGTGTGAATGCCATTCGCCTGCTGGATTTTCTGCATTACTGCAGAGCAACCATCTGCTCCCAGTTAGAG GGTAATATGGTAGTACTAACGAATAGCAGCGATGACTCTGAAGATGAAGAAAATGAACTGCTGGTCAACTACCTCTCTCATCACAGCAACTTAATCCTTCAGGTGGAAGGCCTGGCCACCGGCTTCTGCAAGGAAGTGCATGGGCAG CTGAGAATCACCTGGAAAGGATCATGTCggctgaagggagagaaggatgtTGTGAAAGATTACCAGTACAGAATACATGACAAAACAGTTACGTTTTTTGCCCGAGGAACATCTGCTGCAGTACTGTGA